In a genomic window of Desulfovibrio sp. X2:
- a CDS encoding flagellar protein FlaG, with amino-acid sequence MNITTISGPSDQAASGQASAQNVARKTAQSSADGTSGLEAWAAKNAYDPMDDREALQEAEDRLRTALQAVGVRLRFHVDQSTDKLQVEIVDPDSGKTVQKLPPDNLLKLAKSLQETSRGLLDRLY; translated from the coding sequence ATGAACATCACCACCATCTCGGGGCCTTCCGATCAGGCCGCATCCGGGCAGGCCTCGGCCCAGAACGTCGCCCGGAAGACAGCGCAATCGTCCGCGGACGGGACCTCGGGACTCGAGGCCTGGGCCGCGAAGAACGCATACGACCCCATGGACGACCGGGAGGCCCTGCAGGAGGCCGAGGACCGGCTGCGCACGGCGCTGCAGGCCGTGGGCGTGCGGCTGCGTTTCCACGTGGACCAGAGCACGGACAAGCTCCAGGTGGAGATCGTGGATCCCGACTCCGGCAAGACCGTGCAGAAGCTGCCGCCCGACAACCTGCTGAAGCTCGCCAAATCCCTCCAGGAGACCTCCCGGGGCCTGCTCGACAGGCTCTACTGA
- a CDS encoding flagellar hook protein FlgE, with the protein MGLSASLFSGITGLSANGEDMSVIGNNLANVNTVGFKASRMYFEDAISQNVSTAQGVGQVGRGVKIGAVYSDFSQGSFETTNESTDLAIGGTGFFLLKVKNQEQTYYSRAGNFRFDKDGYLVDPHGYVLQGWAVDDTRTTAATSTTSSATTATTRIKGVPTDIRLENFQSAPRETSSLSIITNLDSGETSHSNDATDPFFAMFKRWDATQDTAIGQTQFAYQTTLKVYDENGSSHNLSVYFDPVTVSNSGGRKVWEYIVTCDPTEDGRFFSDGAGNVTQLQNTSAAGLLATGTLTFNAAGELENMSTFELQSGAMPNPTNLKDLSNWRVPNSFSQNGYPMIDANFLSRDQASFTDATKSSSSNVLMELNFGLRNQDTTWTTGGITDAADLSGLPASGGTIQGLPGFTKTERAALSTTSYSAGSTTIFQSQDGYTAGFLQNISVDRDGVMTGRYSNGQVLELFVVTLANFNNNWGLTREGGNLFSETRESGPAITNRPNTAGLGSIASNSLEQSNVDMATEFVKMITTQRGFQANSKVITTTDDMLGELIQLKR; encoded by the coding sequence ATGGGTCTTTCAGCATCCCTTTTCTCCGGCATCACCGGTCTGTCGGCGAACGGCGAGGACATGTCGGTCATCGGCAACAACCTCGCCAACGTCAACACGGTCGGCTTCAAGGCGTCGCGCATGTACTTCGAGGACGCCATCAGCCAGAACGTCTCCACCGCCCAGGGCGTGGGCCAGGTCGGCCGCGGCGTGAAGATCGGCGCGGTCTACTCGGACTTCAGCCAGGGCTCCTTCGAGACCACCAACGAGTCCACGGACCTGGCCATCGGCGGCACGGGCTTCTTCCTGCTCAAGGTCAAGAACCAGGAGCAGACCTACTACTCCCGCGCCGGCAACTTCCGCTTCGACAAGGACGGCTACCTCGTGGACCCGCACGGCTACGTGCTGCAGGGCTGGGCCGTGGACGACACCCGGACCACGGCGGCGACCTCGACCACCTCCTCGGCCACCACCGCCACCACGCGCATCAAGGGCGTACCCACGGACATCCGCCTGGAGAACTTCCAGTCCGCCCCGCGCGAGACCAGCTCGCTGAGCATCATCACCAACCTGGACTCCGGCGAGACCAGCCACTCCAACGACGCCACGGACCCGTTCTTCGCCATGTTCAAGCGCTGGGACGCCACGCAGGACACGGCCATCGGCCAGACGCAGTTCGCCTACCAGACCACTCTCAAGGTCTATGACGAGAACGGCTCCTCGCACAACCTTTCGGTCTACTTCGACCCGGTCACGGTGAGCAACTCCGGCGGCCGCAAGGTCTGGGAGTACATCGTCACCTGCGACCCCACCGAGGACGGACGCTTCTTCTCCGACGGCGCGGGCAACGTGACCCAGCTCCAGAACACCTCGGCCGCGGGCCTGCTGGCCACCGGCACCCTGACCTTCAACGCCGCGGGCGAGCTCGAGAACATGAGCACCTTCGAGCTGCAGTCCGGCGCCATGCCCAACCCCACGAACCTGAAGGACCTCTCCAACTGGCGCGTGCCGAACTCCTTCTCGCAGAACGGCTACCCCATGATCGACGCCAACTTCCTCTCCCGGGACCAGGCGAGCTTCACGGACGCGACCAAGTCGAGCTCGTCCAACGTGCTCATGGAGCTGAACTTCGGCCTGCGCAACCAGGACACCACCTGGACCACCGGCGGCATCACCGACGCGGCCGACCTCTCCGGCCTGCCCGCGAGCGGCGGCACCATCCAGGGGCTGCCCGGGTTCACCAAAACCGAGCGCGCGGCCCTGTCCACGACCTCGTACTCCGCGGGCTCCACGACCATCTTCCAGTCCCAGGACGGCTATACCGCGGGCTTTCTGCAGAACATCTCCGTGGACCGCGACGGCGTCATGACCGGCCGCTACTCCAACGGCCAGGTGCTGGAGCTCTTCGTGGTCACGCTGGCCAACTTCAACAACAACTGGGGCCTCACCCGCGAGGGCGGCAACCTCTTCTCCGAGACCCGCGAGTCCGGCCCGGCCATCACCAACCGGCCGAACACCGCGGGCCTGGGCAGCATCGCCTCCAACTCGCTCGAGCAGTCCAACGTGGACATGGCCACCGAGTTCGTGAAGATGATCACCACGCAGCGCGGCTTCCAGGCCAACTCCAAGGTCATCACCACGACCGACGACATGCTCGGCGAGCTGATCCAGCTCAAGCGCTAG
- a CDS encoding flagellar hook assembly protein FlgD, giving the protein MTTATSTYAYQGIGQAETTFNPDGTTSVKKDLDRDAFLTLLCAQLGHQDPLNPMEDKEFTSQLASFSQLEQLTQINDGIGKMIDASSRQEVLSAVGFIGKNVLADGNTLSKLNGTISTAYYTIDSPVSDVYVNITDKDGNVIDTIHGGAMQAGTYSFTWDGKDWQGNDMADGVYGLSIAATGSEGEPVLVDTQVTGTVGGVSTDNGTNYLRLMDGRTVKFTDVKEVANPSTTTASSGSTSSGNDSSSGSSNDSGTNDSGSSTSGS; this is encoded by the coding sequence ATGACCACGGCAACTTCGACATACGCCTACCAGGGCATCGGCCAGGCCGAGACGACCTTCAATCCCGACGGCACGACCTCGGTCAAGAAGGATCTCGACCGCGACGCCTTCCTGACGCTCCTGTGCGCCCAGCTCGGCCACCAGGATCCCTTGAACCCCATGGAGGACAAGGAGTTCACGAGCCAGCTGGCCAGCTTCTCGCAGCTCGAGCAGCTGACGCAGATCAACGACGGCATCGGCAAGATGATCGACGCCTCGAGCCGCCAGGAGGTCCTCTCCGCGGTCGGCTTCATCGGCAAGAACGTCCTGGCCGACGGCAACACGCTGAGCAAGCTGAACGGCACGATCAGCACGGCCTACTACACCATCGATTCCCCGGTCTCCGACGTCTACGTGAACATCACGGACAAGGACGGCAACGTCATTGACACCATCCACGGCGGCGCCATGCAGGCCGGCACCTACTCCTTCACCTGGGACGGCAAGGACTGGCAGGGCAACGACATGGCGGACGGCGTGTACGGCCTGTCCATCGCGGCCACCGGCTCGGAAGGCGAGCCGGTCCTGGTGGACACCCAGGTCACTGGCACCGTGGGCGGCGTGTCCACGGACAACGGCACGAACTACCTGCGCCTCATGGACGGCCGCACGGTCAAGTTCACGGACGTCAAGGAGGTCGCGAACCCCTCGACCACCACGGCGAGCAGCGGCTCGACCTCGAGCGGCAACGATTCAAGCTCCGGCAGCAGCAACGATTCGGGTACGAACGACAGCGGTTCAAGCACGAGCGGAAGCTGA
- a CDS encoding flagellar hook-length control protein FliK — translation MQFIPVTDTSKADTFFGMGSANAQKTASSFASILSNNTKSAREGFRQLISQASGKTEETASAAQDAAQQTAKGTEGATNAKAFSRIKNTDADPQSIKVTTVDFAGIKAGLQKYGLSKSEIKDLEDRVTSKGGLTWGQLVSYLMTKSSELAQAQAATQLSTAQVQDIDTFFQQVGFTPDESGDMIKDLKKGKAMDVLSMVQRKIDSLPKGQPLDVSPDGLKALAQAMGGTPQLQKQITQLLSDANGQRESFDSSEIKNALAMLQQQGAQKLKDMQQAAQELQQQIADTMAQAKDRMTGSGGDTDRAKVIQASNIAGEADRLLGKDAATAADAPNSQDAKDLKHFLDAQNAQSGKDAKDAGAGKADALLAQAKAAQDKNSSGQDDAFAKQGRDGKSGKDDPFGWKSFWERVENRGSEMGQAMGHTAATTTSTTQQPLANVPQAGTQAARYTTDSQQVFDQVQKGMMKTLQNGGRQLTLQLEPEELGQVHVTLQVQGKEVRALIRTEHQDVTAALHEQLSQVRDTLQQQGLKVTQLEVRTGLSDASMNGQQWNGTEQHNSEQERQYLADLRTRMRNLQGVTGVADMTGNDAADMQRMMAQRGLHLVA, via the coding sequence ATGCAATTTATTCCCGTGACAGACACCTCCAAGGCCGACACCTTCTTCGGCATGGGGTCCGCCAACGCACAGAAAACGGCGTCGTCCTTCGCTTCCATCCTGAGCAACAACACCAAGAGCGCGCGCGAGGGCTTCAGGCAGCTGATCTCGCAGGCCTCGGGCAAGACCGAGGAGACCGCCTCCGCGGCCCAGGACGCCGCGCAGCAGACGGCCAAGGGCACCGAGGGCGCCACCAACGCCAAGGCCTTCAGCCGGATAAAGAACACCGACGCCGATCCCCAGTCTATCAAGGTCACGACGGTCGACTTCGCGGGCATCAAGGCCGGACTGCAGAAGTACGGCCTCTCCAAGAGCGAGATCAAGGACCTGGAAGACCGCGTCACCAGCAAGGGCGGCCTGACCTGGGGACAGCTGGTCTCCTATCTCATGACCAAGTCGAGCGAGCTGGCCCAGGCCCAGGCCGCGACCCAGCTCAGCACCGCCCAGGTGCAGGACATCGACACCTTCTTCCAGCAGGTCGGTTTCACTCCGGACGAATCCGGGGACATGATCAAGGATCTGAAGAAGGGCAAGGCCATGGACGTCCTCTCCATGGTGCAGAGAAAGATAGATTCCCTGCCCAAGGGGCAGCCCCTCGACGTCTCCCCCGACGGCCTGAAGGCCCTGGCCCAGGCCATGGGCGGCACCCCGCAGCTGCAGAAGCAGATCACCCAGCTCCTTTCGGACGCGAACGGCCAGCGCGAGAGCTTCGATTCCTCGGAGATCAAGAACGCCCTGGCCATGCTCCAGCAGCAGGGCGCCCAGAAGCTGAAGGACATGCAGCAGGCGGCCCAGGAACTGCAGCAGCAGATCGCGGACACCATGGCCCAGGCCAAGGACCGCATGACCGGCAGCGGCGGCGACACCGACCGCGCCAAGGTCATCCAGGCGTCCAACATCGCCGGCGAGGCCGACCGCCTGCTGGGCAAGGACGCCGCCACGGCCGCCGACGCCCCGAATTCCCAGGACGCCAAGGACCTGAAGCATTTCCTGGATGCCCAGAACGCCCAGAGCGGCAAGGACGCCAAGGACGCGGGCGCCGGGAAGGCCGACGCGCTGCTGGCCCAGGCCAAGGCCGCGCAGGACAAGAACTCTTCGGGCCAGGACGACGCCTTCGCCAAGCAGGGCCGCGACGGCAAGTCGGGCAAGGACGACCCCTTCGGCTGGAAGTCCTTCTGGGAGCGCGTGGAGAACCGCGGCTCCGAGATGGGCCAGGCCATGGGGCACACCGCAGCCACCACGACGTCCACCACCCAGCAGCCCCTGGCGAACGTACCCCAGGCCGGCACGCAGGCAGCGCGCTACACCACCGACTCCCAGCAGGTCTTCGACCAGGTCCAGAAGGGCATGATGAAGACCCTGCAGAACGGCGGGCGCCAGCTCACCCTGCAGCTCGAGCCCGAGGAGCTCGGCCAGGTGCACGTGACGCTGCAGGTGCAGGGCAAGGAAGTGCGGGCGCTCATCCGCACCGAGCACCAGGACGTGACCGCCGCGCTGCACGAGCAGCTCTCCCAGGTGCGCGACACCCTGCAGCAGCAGGGCCTCAAGGTCACCCAGCTCGAGGTCCGCACCGGCCTGTCCGACGCCTCCATGAACGGACAGCAGTGGAACGGCACCGAGCAGCACAACAGCGAGCAGGAGCGCCAGTACCTGGCCGACCTGCGCACCAGGATGCGCAACCTCCAGGGCGTGACCGGCGTGGCCGACATGACCGGGAACGACGCGGCCGACATGCAGCGCATGATGGCCCAGCGCGGCCTGCACCTGGTGGCCTGA
- a CDS encoding glycosyltransferase family 9 protein encodes MDKPILVLQMQRMGDLVLTFPLLLWLRRLHPGREIWVVGEERFFSGMYPVSPEAVYFPWTAAERLATRGYSLVLNLSHRPEAAALAGRLRADEVIGPHDDAGGVRRINGAWQLYRASLTGCNRHNRFHWAELNALDCVPLAHIAATRFDPPRRLPPAERSVGIFVGASDAAKRPSPDFLAALARECLRRGLRPVLFGGPGETEIAAAVARGAGERLLDLSGRLSLTEFVAVGQSMALFLTPDTGPMHLAAWSGLRTLNLSLGNVNPWETGPYQAGHHVLRAAISCRGCWQCDRPALCCHDHFNARRTALLAERLVTRGAPGEVRLPGMELAATGKSPETGLYDLLPYAEAASLAPSARDAAGRFWQAFFGWRFGLWDEAMAVDAAAGLARFHPPLSAALGRSLPPFVRGLAKGLSGAMPEDFWRSAPPFFRPLASWLQLFLANGDFALPVRREALAAAEACLGLLR; translated from the coding sequence GTGGACAAGCCCATCCTCGTCCTGCAGATGCAGCGCATGGGGGACCTGGTCCTGACCTTCCCCCTGCTGTTGTGGCTTAGGCGCCTCCACCCCGGACGCGAGATCTGGGTCGTGGGCGAGGAGCGCTTCTTCTCCGGCATGTACCCGGTGAGCCCCGAGGCCGTGTACTTCCCCTGGACAGCGGCCGAGCGGCTGGCCACGCGCGGATATTCCCTGGTCCTGAACCTGAGCCACCGCCCGGAGGCCGCGGCCCTGGCGGGCCGCCTGCGCGCCGACGAGGTCATAGGCCCCCACGACGACGCGGGGGGCGTGCGGCGCATAAACGGCGCCTGGCAGCTCTACCGGGCGAGCCTCACCGGCTGCAACCGGCACAACCGCTTCCACTGGGCGGAGCTGAACGCCCTGGACTGCGTGCCCCTGGCCCACATCGCGGCCACCCGCTTCGACCCGCCCCGCCGCCTGCCCCCGGCCGAGCGCTCGGTGGGCATCTTCGTGGGCGCCTCGGATGCGGCCAAGCGGCCCTCCCCGGACTTCCTCGCTGCTCTCGCGCGCGAGTGCCTGCGCCGCGGGCTTCGCCCCGTGCTCTTCGGCGGCCCGGGCGAGACTGAGATCGCCGCCGCGGTGGCCAGGGGCGCGGGCGAGCGGCTGCTCGACCTCTCGGGCCGCCTGTCGCTGACGGAATTCGTGGCCGTGGGGCAGTCCATGGCCCTGTTCCTCACCCCGGACACCGGCCCCATGCACCTTGCCGCCTGGAGCGGACTTCGCACGCTCAACCTCTCGCTCGGCAACGTCAATCCGTGGGAGACCGGGCCCTATCAGGCGGGCCACCACGTGCTGCGCGCCGCCATCTCCTGCCGCGGCTGCTGGCAGTGCGACCGGCCCGCCCTGTGCTGCCACGACCACTTCAATGCCCGTCGCACGGCCCTGCTGGCCGAGCGCCTGGTCACCCGGGGCGCCCCGGGCGAGGTGCGCCTGCCCGGCATGGAGCTTGCGGCCACGGGCAAGAGCCCCGAGACCGGGCTGTACGACCTTCTCCCGTACGCCGAGGCTGCCTCGCTCGCGCCCTCGGCGCGCGACGCGGCGGGCCGCTTCTGGCAGGCCTTCTTCGGCTGGCGCTTCGGCCTGTGGGACGAGGCCATGGCCGTGGACGCGGCCGCCGGGCTGGCGCGCTTCCACCCGCCCCTGTCCGCCGCCCTGGGTCGGAGCCTGCCGCCCTTCGTGCGCGGCCTGGCCAAGGGGCTTTCCGGGGCCATGCCCGAGGACTTCTGGCGCTCGGCCCCGCCCTTCTTCCGCCCCCTCGCCAGCTGGCTGCAGCTCTTCCTGGCCAACGGCGACTTCGCCCTGCCCGTCCGCCGCGAGGCCCTGGCCGCGGCCGAGGCCTGCCTCGGTTTGCTGCGCTGA
- a CDS encoding glycosyltransferase, with product MADAPKHSPRNFPDDAARRPSALSYTVEPVVEDGRLTDLRLLVAAAGSAKAWHLLGRGGEETELRAVREFLAAPSGLPVLLGAGLGHGLALLLREWDGPVAVVDKEKAVQEAGGARAALSAEDAKRVLWLDMEEIGDDPQGEGGVLVALTRWQMSLGGRPFAPILHPVYARLDRDYYGSVREALSASRSFDFWARARYEKFREWPPRVLLVTSRYFLMGEIVAACERLGAPCRLIDMGAKEVGRAEFVQDLLHAVLEFRPDFVFTVNHLGVDREGILVDLLSRLELPLASWFVDNPHLILYVYERLNSPYTAIFTWDADNIASLRELGFETVRYLPLATDAHRFRPGRPGRPEWKSRVSFVGNSMVTKVEKRLEAAAPPPELAGRFEEIAAGFKESDERSVAAYLAARHAELLPFLKEMDTVERRLAFEALITWEATRQYRLSCVRATLPFSPLIVGDAAWKRLLPGEGDAWRWHHEVSYYDDLPGFYPCSEVNFNCTSKQMKGAVNQRVFDVPACGAFLVTDHREQMEELFAPGREVACYAEPGEAEDMVRHYLAHPAERERIVAAARERILRDHTYDLRVTQLFTAMRELFGRAV from the coding sequence GGCGAGGAGACCGAGCTGCGCGCCGTGCGCGAGTTCCTGGCCGCGCCCTCGGGCCTGCCCGTGCTGCTCGGCGCCGGGCTCGGCCACGGCCTGGCCCTGCTCCTGCGCGAATGGGACGGCCCGGTGGCCGTGGTGGACAAGGAGAAGGCCGTGCAGGAGGCGGGAGGCGCGCGCGCCGCCCTCTCCGCGGAGGATGCGAAGCGCGTGCTCTGGCTGGATATGGAGGAGATCGGGGACGATCCCCAGGGCGAGGGGGGCGTGCTCGTGGCGCTCACGCGCTGGCAGATGTCGCTCGGCGGCCGCCCCTTCGCGCCCATCCTGCACCCGGTGTACGCGCGCCTGGACCGCGACTACTACGGCAGCGTGCGCGAGGCCCTGAGCGCGAGCAGGAGCTTCGACTTCTGGGCCAGGGCCCGCTACGAGAAGTTCCGCGAGTGGCCGCCGCGCGTGCTGCTCGTGACCAGCAGATACTTCCTCATGGGCGAGATCGTGGCCGCCTGCGAGCGGCTGGGCGCGCCCTGCCGCCTCATCGACATGGGCGCCAAGGAGGTCGGCCGGGCCGAGTTCGTGCAGGACCTCCTGCACGCCGTGCTCGAGTTCAGGCCCGACTTCGTCTTCACCGTGAACCACCTGGGCGTGGACCGCGAAGGCATCCTGGTGGACCTCCTGTCCCGCCTGGAGCTGCCCCTGGCCTCCTGGTTCGTGGACAACCCCCACCTCATTCTCTACGTCTACGAGCGGCTGAACTCGCCCTACACGGCCATCTTCACCTGGGACGCGGACAACATCGCCTCCCTGCGCGAACTCGGCTTCGAGACCGTGCGCTACCTGCCCCTGGCCACGGACGCGCACCGCTTCCGGCCGGGACGCCCGGGCCGCCCGGAGTGGAAGAGCCGCGTCTCCTTCGTGGGCAACTCCATGGTCACCAAGGTCGAGAAGCGGCTGGAGGCCGCGGCCCCGCCGCCCGAGCTGGCCGGGCGGTTCGAGGAGATCGCCGCGGGCTTCAAGGAGAGCGACGAGCGCTCCGTGGCCGCCTACCTGGCGGCACGCCATGCCGAGCTCCTGCCCTTCCTTAAGGAAATGGACACCGTGGAGCGCCGCCTGGCCTTCGAGGCGCTGATCACCTGGGAGGCCACCCGGCAGTACAGGCTCTCCTGCGTGCGCGCCACCCTGCCCTTCTCCCCGCTCATCGTGGGCGACGCGGCCTGGAAGCGCCTTTTGCCCGGCGAGGGCGACGCCTGGCGCTGGCACCACGAGGTCTCCTACTACGACGACCTGCCGGGCTTCTATCCGTGCTCCGAGGTCAACTTCAACTGCACGAGCAAGCAGATGAAGGGCGCGGTCAACCAGCGCGTCTTCGACGTGCCCGCCTGCGGCGCCTTCCTGGTCACGGACCACCGCGAGCAGATGGAGGAGCTGTTCGCGCCCGGCCGCGAGGTAGCCTGCTACGCCGAGCCCGGCGAGGCCGAGGACATGGTGCGCCACTACCTCGCCCATCCCGCCGAGCGCGAGCGCATCGTCGCGGCGGCGCGCGAGCGCATCCTGCGCGACCACACCTACGACCTGCGCGTGACCCAGCTCTTCACGGCCATGCGGGAGCTCTTCGGCCGGGCGGTGTAG